The genomic DNA GTGCATGTTCTTTGTTAAGGTAATATAGGTCAAAtgaggttggaaaaaaaaggttataatTGTTTTTCAGCAGAGCTCATATGTACTTATGTAAAACACCTTGTTGCTAGTCGTCTTAAGAGGGTagttttaaaacataaacatttaaaagttaCTTTTTCTCCAATGATTATgctaataattataataatatgaaatggTTCACAGCCGAAAGCCCTGGCCAGCCCCTGCACATTGTCTACGTGCCATCCCATCTCTACCATATGCTGTTCGAGCTCTTCAAGGTACACAAAAATGCTGAAGACCAGACGTGCACTATTTTTCACCATGTGTTGTATGCTCACTTGTTTCTTGATCCACGTTGTGGGCCAGAACGCCATGAGAGCGACTGTAGAGACCCACGAGACGAGTCCAACGCTGCCCCGAATCAAAGTGCGGGTTTCACTGGGCGCTGAGGACCTCACTATCAAGGTAGATGAGGACGCGATAGTTAAAACAGACCACTGCTTTGTGGTGCACACTCATCCATCACACGCTGCTAAGTCTATATTAACAAAGCATTTCATGTTGTACTTCCATTccctacacaaataaatgttatgCCTTCAGCTGTACTACAGTACAGCAGgtatgatgtaaaaaaaactgcagtgatGACTTCCAACACAATGCATCACATTGTTTAGATTCTGTTCAGGTGGCAAACGGTAAGTGGATCCTTGTCCCCCTTATTTTTTTAGATGTCTGACAGAGGAGGCGGAGTCCCCCTGAGGAAGATTGAGCGTCTCTTCAGCTACATGTACTCTACGGCTCCCAGCCCCGTCCACGTAGACAACTCTCGCAATGCACCTCTGGTGAGGGCCTGAAACCGTCGCAAACTTTAAACATAACATTTTGGTCCAGGGCAACTTTCACACCTGTTATTTCCGTTctgaccaaactgaaaagtccgaAGGTCCAGACCAAAGAGCCTTAAGTCGGCACCCTGTGTGCTTCAAGACTGCAAGCTCgcttttgcattttaaacataGGACGCAGCTCAGTAAAATCTTGCTTAGCTGTTTTGAACTGAGGTTAGACTCACTTCTCCTCCTAAACAAAGGTTCACACAACTGAGCATGATTGCATATTAGTTTATTTCACATAGGAAATCAGTCAGTGGCATTTTACTGGGTTAACTTGTAACCGCAAGTGAAACTGATGATCCGCTTACAAAGCAAGCCCTCTACTGTATtcactttgtttgaaatgttgtatTCTAGCAACTGGCCTTTAAAAGCCTAATGTGTAATCATACCTCAACCCTGCTATGTTCCCTCAGGCTGGTTTTGGTTATGGTCTGCCCATCTCCCGCCTGTATGCCAAGTATTTCCAGGGAGACCTGCAGCTCTACTCTATGGAGGGCCACGGTACTTCAGCTGTCATATACCTAAAGGTGAGCGCAGCGTTACCTTCACACAAGCTGTCAAAAATAACTGAAAGCCAAAGTTCGCCTGGAAGTGGTGGTCGATTCTCAGCTGATCAATGTCTTGTCGCAAGTTGTAATACACCCCATGTTCCGTGTTAGAAAAGATTTAATAAAGCACACATGGAATGTGTAGACCAGACTAATCAATTCACCTCTGTTCTGCATCACCAGGCCTTGTCCTCGGAGTCAGTGGAGAGACTTCCTGTTTTCAACAAGTCGGCCTTGCGGCATTACCTGGCCAGCACAGAGGCTGATGACTGGTGCATGCCCAGCAAGGATCCAAAGAAACTGGGGCAAGTATGAGAGGACTTGGTGAGGATAGACTGCCGGACAAAGTTTAGGACAGTAAAAAATTGTCTGGTCAGATGATTGGTAAGATTAAGAAAGCTGCGAGGAGAAGTGGATAAACTCTGTACTGTAAGTGAAAGAAGGCACCAAATGCTTTTAGCATGCTGCAGGACGCAGGGGTGTGGATTCAAGACAGAACCGTAGAAGGAGAAAATCGCTCAAAGGTGGTGTCAAGAATCAGATAAGTGCTGTGACATAACTGAACAACAGCTCACATTAAATTCCATTATATGACGATTACAGGCTACAATTGTAATGGAACAAGTCAAGCATTAATCTCCTTTTGTCTAATttattacaccttttttttgttgatataaTTACATGGATacactgtgtggaaaaaacatgctagctgtttgtgtttaagtccatgtttttttcaaagtgtttttatttcatattatatagCCTGGCTATTGTCCTTCAGTTAATTTGAACTACTGggtgaagttttgttttttgcatcaGGTCAAATGTTTGTCATTGCCTTGAAAAAAATACGCCCAGTCGCTCAAGTTAAACAGTATGGCAACAGGTTCAATGTCTCCAGGTCAAGACAAAGGGACCAAAGTCTCTTCCTGCTGTCGCCATGCCAGTCCTTTCTAACCTGCAGAGTtgcttttacaaaaaacaacttctgcATTTAATTATTATCAACCTTAAAATAAAGGTTATACTAATTTTTGTCTTCAGCTTTCATACAAGGGgaacatttcagaaacacaacaggagTCATTTACATGTGCTGTCAAGTGGTACAGACTGAAATTATGTACAGCACAGTGTGGTAGGTTGTTCAATAGCAATGCAAActaaatgtgatgattttttaGCACAATGTCAGTAAACTACCTACCTGGTGCCTTAACCTTGAACCAATGCAAGGtcatttttaaagttgaattATTGTAAATGTTGAGAAGATGTATTCATGTGTGGACATTTAGTCCCTTAGAGAAAATGACAATTGTTAAAAAATTGTAGCATATTTAAAGTGGACCTTGAGCTAATGTGTCACTGTAGGAACCCAAACAGCCATTTTTTCTCCAAAGGAAGTCCCCAAATTACACAGAGGCTCTCATGTATATTGAAGATAATTTGATAATATTCCTCAGTGgtcttttttaataatgcacatgttgtttatttgaGTGGATTTCTGTATGTCAGAGTGTTCCAATGCTtgtgtgaaatactaaatgTTAGGTTGCTCTGCAGAAAAGTGTACTTATGCTTTCTCTTGAAACTGACACATATGACACTGTAAGCTGCTCAGATCAGTATAGCACATTATATGTATTTAATAGGTTCAAACGCTGAgttcagagcagcagagacgtAGGATCAACACGGACAGGTGCACAGACGATGCCATATGCAAGCTGTATTGAATGGAACGATTTCACATACCAGTCATACTATCATACTCATACCTTTGCATAGTTTTAAGCTTCATGAGGCCAGGTGTTGTACTGAAGTTGTGGCTTGTCACGAAAAGGACCAGTGAATGTAGTAAATAAAAATCTCATGTCACTTCCTTCTGAAGTCTGTCCATTGTTTTGTGCTACTCTTGATTTCTGAATTATAATTTGCCATTGActggactttttcttttgtctccccTTCACAATTTGATTCATGCCACATGAAAGATGTCCGGCTTCTTGAGGTCACAGGAGTGAAGGTCTGTTGTGTGTTACGTAAACGGCGCCGTGTGCAACGTTCCCCACACTCCCCgttttccctctgcagcttGTTTTAGGAAActttgctctgtttgtgtgccgctggtcacagacacagaccatTGGCTTTTCATGGCTGCCTGCCATCAGGGTATGAGGACAGGCTGTCCTGCCCTGTTGTGCCCCCTTCATTAGTGTTGCCCACATGTTGCGCTCTATTCTGCTTCTGTTACTTTTCTCTGCTTGTCTCTCTCAACTCATTATATCAGCTCATTCTCAACAGGCCACAGAATAAAAAGTAGAAAATAGGATCACTGCAGTGTTGGAGTCACTACAAAAGTTATTATGGAATAAaggtgaaaccccccccccccccttcataaTTATAACAAGTCTCCTTCTCTGACTTTTACTGGTTTATTTTAAGGTCTCAGGGAGTGAGCTCTGACCCTTCAGTCATCCGGACGATGTTCCCGCTGTGGAGTATGCCTAGTGTATAACAGACCAACACAGCTACAATAGAGATTTAATTTGGatccttttatctttttttattcaaatgtggagacacacagcaaacaaatgTTGCGAGCATTCATAAACTACTGTCTTCATTCACTCTTGTGCTAATCTACAGTCCGAGTAAATATTGGAACCACAGCTGTTGCCTGTGTTGTGGGGTCTTGCTGTCGGAGCTCGTGGGTTGTGCAAGCAGCACCTGTCACTCTTCACTGAGGGTTCGTTTTACGGTCACCGGCATTGAACCTCATCATCTTTCGGGATTCGTTCACGTCGCACACGCTGTGACACAGCAACATACCTAATCTGTATGTTTGGTATAGACAAAAAATATGCACTGTGATatacaagaaaaaatattgaattaaggtaggaaaaaaatggaggtcATACACACAGTGGAGTAACAAACAACTGTtttacacacactgtattttgaACTACGCAGACCCACTGGGATAGAGCAAAGGATGTGGCAACTGGAAATATTTAACATAAAACATGTAACTTTGTACTTTATGATTGGAGAGAGGAAGTTCTTGCTGAATAACATATTCAATATATTCCAGTTTTTTCAAGTGAATGCTTTCGTATAGTTATTTTATACATTACTGGCGATAAGGCGTTACAAATATTGGTGTATATATGTCTGCggctactgtacatgtgcagtCCATTGGAAACAACAAGCACTTGTGGAGCGCTTTGTCGAGTGTTTGCTCTGCTCTGGAGAGTCACGAGAGCATGAACGTGAGAGTGAGCATCAGGGCTGGTTGCCATGTCGATCCGGATCCTCTGAAGTACGAGGCAGTAGAGAGACAAGTTTCACAAAGCTGCACAGGAAGCTttgtgaaacaggaagtacaaaacaGCCCAGACATTACGTTAACTGACACTTAAAAGGAGGCAAATACGGTGTACAGAGGGATAAAGATATAAATAGTGCAAAttagacacaaagacacaaggtGTGAGTAGCAGTGGCAGTTCCATGTGGCCAAGGAGGCAAATATCCTTACATTGTCAATcactttatattcatatttttattatagatattatcattattagaaTTTGCACAGCCATAAATTGGAAATTTCTTACCTGTCATTCAAAGTCTTCTGTACATAAGGTTGAGCAGTCGGTTGATTTATAATATGCGGACAGATGAATTGTGTCCTCTGCCGCGTCCAACCAAGAACCACCTTAATAAATCCGTTTTATTGTGGGTCGTGTGATGTCTGACTTGCGCTTGAGTTTCTTCTTCACTGTCCGACACCTAGCGGGGATTTCTTGTGTTCCAGTAAAAAAGACTGAATGTTTCCATTCAAATCACCAGGTGACAAGCTCCATGTCAGAGTCTCCCCCATCAGTACAGTATCCCCTCGGGTTCCAGCAGTAAATATTTCTTCATGGGAGGCGGCAGAGGCAGCCGCGCCACACCTCTGTGACAGGAGCCGGCCAGGCTGTCTCTGATGGCACATCTGGTCAAGTGGAGCAGGCTGCGGGGAGAGTTGGTGCAAACAGCAAACAGGGAGTCGTAGAAGTCTTTGTGTCGCtgaggaagcagagagaaactCTGCAAATCtgacacattcaaattcattttttgacgtgtattttaacagaaaacaaTACCTCTAAGAAACATGTAGGTGATTACAGCATTTTTACTGcattaatacaaatatatacattctATCCAAGTACAATACATCCCTGTATTACCTTGTAGCAGTCATTGGGAACGGCAGCTCTCCACTTCCTTGTGGGCTTTAAACGTTCATAAGAGTTGACCATGATTTCTAATACTCCGGGGTAGTCATGGCAGGCTTGCAGCACCTGCGCAAGACAACACACAACAAGACATTATGCATTATACAGCACTAGAAGGTTCTCTGCTATCAGCATATAATTCATCGTAGATACTGCGGTTATGTCGGTCAGGGAGGTTAtgttatttatctatctatctagggATCTATCGATCGCTTGGCCTCGGCAGAGGTATGTGCTCCGCTGAGGGCCGCTCTAGTTTGACATCACTTTGTAGCATTGGTAGCAAATACCTTGTGGAACTGTGGTGGGTAGATCCTCGCTGCGTTGTggttgagcagcagctgatAGCAGAGTTCAGGTATGGCCATCGGCCTGACACCAGTCACTTTGAGGAGATACTGAATGGGGGCACAGCCGTTGATGTCCATGGCTCTCGTGTCGGCTCCGGCCTCCAGCAGCATCTGCATCAGGACGTGGTCGCAGTTCCAGGCCGCCTTGTGAAGAGCTGTTTTGTGGTCTTCCTCTCGGAGGTTGGGATCTGAAACGGGAAACAAACCCCCTCAAAAATCTTCATGATGCGCAATTCAAAAGTCGTGCTCAGTTACAGATCCAGAACCTCGCACCCGCTTGGTGGTCCAGCAGGAGACGACAGGCGATCTGGTGATCTTCGCTGTAGGTTTGCTCCTTGGCGTCAAAGGCCCAGAAGGCTGCAGTTATCAAGGGTGTCTCCTGAAAAGAGTTGACGGCATCCACAGATGCTCCGTGGGACAAATAAAGAGCCACCAGCTCCGGCACGCCGAATCTGGCTGCTGTGTGTAACGGTGTCACCTCATCACTGTTGTGGCTGGGCATGTTGACTTTTCCACCTCCATGGGGGATAAGTAAGGATTATTTTATTGCTTTGGTGACTCTTATGTATTCTGTATTTACAATTGAATCTATACATCCCTCCTTACCTTTCAAGATGAGCTGCTTGGCACAGTCCACAGACTCCCGGGTGATGCAGTAGTGCAGTGGTGTGTGCCCGCTCAGCGACAGGCTGTTGACCTTTGCCCCATGGGACAAGAGTAAGGCCGTACAGTTGGCATTGGAGGCCTCGCAGGCCACATGCAGCGGAGTCTTCCCATTGGGCATCCGGTTGACAGCCGCACCCTCCTGCAGGAGCACCAGCGCTGTTTCCACAGCAttgtacatcacacacacgtgaaTGCCCATCGCCCAAGAGTTCTCCAGTTTGTAGCCTGGAAGCCAATAACCTGTAGCAAATTGGACATAGCACAAGTTTAATAGAAATAGTAAACGCCAAATGTGTTTACATAATTCTAACTTACACAGACTTACATCTCAGTCTTTCTTTTGAAtttaaagactttaaaaaaggTCACAGGAACGAGGTTGAAGATAAATGGGGGCTCATGATAATGAATCACAGTAGTTA from Scophthalmus maximus strain ysfricsl-2021 chromosome 22, ASM2237912v1, whole genome shotgun sequence includes the following:
- the asb4 gene encoding ankyrin repeat and SOCS box protein 4 isoform X1, with protein sequence MPKCFIITLCAFIFHCLQAVWRTLVCEPAGVALVSGPRLRDSMEELSPSQLAVKQLKMKFVEALRANDAREVLRILHTGKLDIDTVLEVEDPSNVLASYKQGYWLPGYKLENSWAMGIHVCVMYNAVETALVLLQEGAAVNRMPNGKTPLHVACEASNANCTALLLSHGAKVNSLSLSGHTPLHYCITRESVDCAKQLILKGGKVNMPSHNSDEVTPLHTAARFGVPELVALYLSHGASVDAVNSFQETPLITAAFWAFDAKEQTYSEDHQIACRLLLDHQADPNLREEDHKTALHKAAWNCDHVLMQMLLEAGADTRAMDINGCAPIQYLLKVTGVRPMAIPELCYQLLLNHNAARIYPPQFHKVLQACHDYPGVLEIMVNSYERLKPTRKWRAAVPNDCYKPAPLDQMCHQRQPGRLLSQRCGAAASAASHEEIFTAGTRGDTVLMGETLTWSLSPGDLNGNIQSFLLEHKKSPLGVGQ
- the asb4 gene encoding ankyrin repeat and SOCS box protein 4 isoform X2, with product MPKCFIITLCAFIFHCLQAVWRTLVCEPAGVALVSGPRLRDSMEELSPSQLAVKQLKMKFVEALRANDAREVLRILHTGKLDIDTVLEVEDPSNVLASYKQGYWLPGYKLENSWAMGIHVCVMYNAVETALVLLQEGAAVNRMPNGKTPLHVACEASNANCTALLLSHGAKVNSLSLSGHTPLHYCITRESVDCAKQLILKGGKVNMPSHNSDEVTPLHTAARFGVPELVALYLSHGASVDAVNSFQETPLITAAFWAFDAKEQTYSEDHQIACRLLLDHQADPNLREEDHKTALHKAAWNCDHVLMQMLLEAGADTRAMDINGCAPIQYLLKVTGVRPMAIPELCYQLLLNHNAARIYPPQFHKVLQACHDYPGVLEIMVNSYERLKPTRKWRAAVPNDCYKRHKDFYDSLFAVCTNSPRSLLHLTRCAIRDSLAGSCHRGVARLPLPPPMKKYLLLEPEGILY